In Phycisphaerae bacterium RAS2, the DNA window CGCGGGCGGCCTCGCGGCGCCGTCCGTCATGCCCTCGGGCGTGTGACAGGTGAGGCACAGGCTTCGCGCGTCGCCACGGCCATCGGAGAAATCATGCGGCCCGCCGACCATGCGACTGACATGGCGTGTGCCTTGCACTGAAGTGGATGTGGTCGGTTGTGACGTCAGCTGATTTCCGGATATCGCCGGCGATTCGGATTTCCCCGGTCGCGGTGAATCAAGACAGGCTGACACGAGGGCGATGGCGATCACCGCGCACGCCAGAACGCCGGCGCTTCGGCGCGGGCGGCACCAAGCGGCAAGTCGGTTGGAAATCGTCATCGCAAGCGTCAATCGTATGGAGGTGTCCGGACGGGGGCAATCGGCGACATTGAATGATCCGGATGCTGATTCCACGGGCACTGCGCAAATCCTCGCACAGCTTGCCGCGCCGGCGTTTCGCGAATAACTTGGTTATTGACCCAGACACATCAGGAAAAGGAGCCGTGTTCCCATGCAGCGCCGAGTTCTGTTCTCCGCCAACGCCATTGCTTTTCATCTCAAATCGCGCGCCACGGCCTCGGCTGTCGCCCTCGGCGCCGCACTGCTGATTGCGGCCGCCGCCTGCGACAAACAGCCTGCACCGCCGCCGGCGAAGCCATCGACCCCGCAGACCGCCGACAAGGACCTCGAAGCCTTGCGCGATAAGGTCGTCGGGCAACCCGGCGGTGCCGCGCTCCCGGCGAATCACCCGCCGATCAGCGGTCAGCCGGCGGCCGCGAGTGCTCCCGCGCAGGATGGGATGCCGGCCGGCCATCCGCCGATCAACGCCGCGCGGCCCGCCGCGCCGTTTGCCGCGATGAGTGCCGACCCGCCCAAGTACGACGTGCCCGCGGAATGGAAGGCCCAGCAGCCAAAGACTCCGATGCGCAAGGCGCAGTACACGCTGCCGGGAGACGGCGGCGACGGGGAAATGATCCTCTTCTATTTCGGAAAAGGTGAAGGCGGCGACGTCGAGGCCAACCTCGCGCGCTGGAAGGCAATGTTCGCGACGGCCGAGGGTCAGCCCTTGCCGGAAGACGCCTGCAAAGTGGACCGCTTAACCGTCAACGAGCTTAAGGTGACGACGCTGGATGTGTCGGGCACTTACCGCGAGCCGGCGATGATGAATCCGCAGGCGCCGCCCGCGCGGCCGGACTATCGCATGATGTGCGCGATCGTGGAGATGCCCAACGGCAACTGGTTCTTCAAGGGGACCGGCCCGGCGGCGACCATGGCTACGCACGACGCCGCCTTTCGCAAACTCATTCAATCGCTCAAATCAAAATAGCGACGGCCTGACGTTCATAGCGCTATGTTAGCTGCCATTGCGCGGAATCGCGCAGCTTCCGCTCGAAGTGCGCACGAGTTCGCGCGCGAACACGGGACAGGCTCCGGCGCGTCACACGCCTGCCGGAGTTTCCTCAAGAAGACCATTGCACGAATCAACGGCAATGTATATATGTCACACCTTCTGCTGACCAGCGCGGCGATTGTCCAGTTCGCCTTCCCCCCTGCTTCGCGCGCCGCCGGGCATTTGCTCTGGGGCCGCGCGATTGATTTCTACGTATGCGCCTCCGGCGTCTGCCTCGCCGTCTTCACGCTCACGATCCTCGTGCATCTGATTCAACACTGGACGTGGGTCTGCAACTTCATCGCCGTCCGCGTCGCACGCCGGACGGGCCGCCCGTTCGCCGTTAACTCGGCCATCAATACGGTTTACGGCGTCGCCCTGTTGATCGCGGTCTTCGCGCTGGTCGGCGGCGTCCTCGTCGCGGCGAAGCTTTCCATCGTCGCGCCGGCACCGTAGGATTCGATCTCGAAGCTCATGGACTCCGCCTTGCTCGCTGCCGTTGAATTCACACCGCTCATGATCGCCGCGCTCATCGGCTGGATCATCAGCGTCTGCTTTCATGAATTCTCGCACGCCCTCGTCGCCTACTGGGGCGGCGACACATCGACTGCCGAACGCGGCTACCTCACCTTCAACCCCGCGAAGTACATCGACCCCCTCTTCAGCCTCGCCATTCCGGCGGCCGTGTTCATGCTCGGCGGCTTTCCCCTGCCCGGCGGCGCGGTGCTGATCGACTACTCACGACTTCGGTCAGACAAATGGGGTTCTTATGTCTCCGCCGCCGGTCCGGCCAGCAACTTCGTCCTCTTTCTGCTCACCGCGTTCATCTTTCACCCGGCCTTGGGCATTGTCGATGTCACCACATACGACCAGCCGAATTGGGTGTACTTCTGCGGCGCGATGGCTGTACTCAATTTCATCGCCGTCGTCTTTAACCTCATCCCCCTGCCGCCCTTCGACGGCTTCGGCATCATCGAGCACAAATTGAGCAACGAATCACGCTGGCGGATGCGAATGCCGCAAACCTCGCTCGCCTGCATCGCCCTCGCGTTCTTCGGCTTCGGCCTCGAACCGGTGCAGCGATTCGTCTGGGGCGGGTTCGATCAATTGTGCTCGATGCTGGGCTTGCCGACCGACCTGCTCGCCGTGTGTTTCCAGGTTGTGCTGTTCAACGAGGCGCCACCGACCGCTTAACCGGATCGCACTGTCGATTGCCCGTCCCCGTTGCTATCATGTTCACTTGTGGCGGATGTTCGCCGTTGATTATTGTTGATAATGGACTTTCATAAGCACGACGGACGCGACCACCCATGCGAATTCTTAGCGGCGTACAACCTTCCGGAAAGCTGCACCTCGGCAACTATTTCGGCGCGATGAAGCAGCACATCGAGATGCAGCACGCCCATGAGTGCTACATCTTCATCGCCAACTACCACGCGCTCACGACCATTCAAGACCCGGCGCGGCTCACCGGCCTCACGCGCGATGTCGCCATCGACTACCTCGCGCTCGGGCTGGACCCGGCCAAGGCCTGTCTCTTTCGCCAAAGCGACGTGCCGGAGGTCTGTGAGTTGGCGTGGATTCTTTCCACCGTCACCGGCAAGGGGCTGCTCGAACGGGCCGTCAGTTACAAGGACAAGACCGCACGCGGCCTCTCCGCCTCGATGGGCCTGTTCAGCTATCCGCTTCTTCAGGCGGCAGACATTCTGATTTACCGCAGCGATGCCGTGCCCGTCGGCAAGGACCAGGTGCAGCACATCGAGATGACCGCCGACATGGCGGGGTACTTTCACAATACATACAAGTGCGAGGTCTTCACACTGCCGCAGGCCAAGCTCAACGACGCCGCCATCGTGCCCGGCCTCGACGGCGAGAAGATGAGCAAAAGCTACGGCAACACGATCGATCTGTTCGAGGATGCCAGGAGCGCGAAGAAAAAGATCATGGCGATCAAGACCGACAGCACGCCGGTCGAATCGCCCAAGAACCCCGACACGTGCACCGTCTTCGCGCTGCTCAAGCTCTTCCTCGACGCGACCGAGCTGGCCGACTGGCGCCGCAGGTATGAACAAGGCGGCATGGGCTACGGCGACGCGAAAAAACGCCTGGCCGAGGCATTCGAGGCGAAGTTCGGCCCCGCACGCGAGAAGCGCGCCGCGCTCGAGAAGGACACCGCGTACATTGAGGATGTGCTTGCTGCGGCCGGCAAGAAGGCACGCACCGTTGCGCAGGCCGTCATGGAAGACGTGCGCCGGGCGTGTGGAATCGTTGTTTCAAGATAGCGAACAAGGCTGTTTGGGGAAGAGCGTATCTTGTTGTGTACCACTGCTTGAAGCAGTTGCACGCCCGTGACCATGCGGGTTGCACGGCTCGCAGCGCGCGGGCATCATGCAGCCCATGCTTCGGGCGATCATTTTCGATTTCGACGGCGTCATCGCCGACACCGAGCCGCTGCACTTCGCCGCGTTTGAACGCGTTCTGCGTGACACGCCGCTGGCCATCACGCAAGAGGAATACTTCGCTCGCTACGTCGGCCTGTCGGATCGCGTCTTTCTCGAGCGACTGGCCGCCGACCGGCGCGCGGCCGTTACGAATGAACTGCCCCGCTATTTCGATGAGAAATACCATGTCTATCTGGAGCTGATCGGCCGAGGCACGTCGCTCATCGCCGGGCTGCGCGAGTTTCTCGCCGACCTCCCTCCGACCCTGCCGGTCGCCATCTGCAGCGGTGCGCGGCGGCCGGAGATCGACTTGATACTGTCGCAGCACGACCTCGCTGCGCGCTTCCCGATCATCATCACTTCCGAAGACGTGCATTCCTCCAAACCCGAGCCACACGGCTACCTGATGACGCTGCACAAGCTTCGCGCCAGGCACCTCTACGGCAGCGAGAAATCGCGCGACATCGACCCGGTCGACGCAATGCCCGCCGATTCGTGTCTCGCCATCGAAGACAGCCCGCAGGGCATCCTCGCCGCGCGCGCCGCCGGCATGCGCACGCTGGCCATGCTTCCGTCCCACATCGCCTCGGACGTGTCAGCCGCGGATCTGCGCCGGGAGAACTTCCGCGGCCTGACGTGGGACGACCTGTGCTATCGGTTTGTTTCGTAGGTTCCGGCGGGGCTTCGCCAATCCATGATTCGCAACGTCGCACGAAACATCTGGCAGATCAGCGGCTTTCCTGCCGGAGCGATCAACAGCTACCTCATCGGGGACGGCGACCGGCACATTCTCATCGACGCCGGCTCGAAGCTCGATCGACGCATCATCCTTCGCCATCTGCGCGGCGCAAGCGTCTCACTCCTGGCACTTACACACGTACACCCCGATCACCAAGGCGCCGCCGCCGCAGCCTGCGATGCGTTCAAATGCCCGCTCGCCTGTCACGACGCCGACCGCCCCGCGATGGAGGGCCGTTCCCCCATGCTGCCGGACAATCGCCCGATCCGCTGGTCGAGCCGCTTCTTTGCGGGACCCGCGCGGCAGGTCGATCAAGCGCTGCGCGAAGGCGACGACGTGGTGGGCCTTCGTGTCATTGAGGCGCCGGGTCACACACCGGGGCACGTGATCTTCTTCCGAGAGGCCGACCGCGTGGCGATCGCCGGCGATCTCGCGACGAACATGAACTTCCTGACGATGCGGCCCGGCCTGCACCAGCCGCCGGCGTTCTTCAGCGTCGATCCGGCGCAAAACAGAACGTCATTCAAGAAGCTTGTCGAGTTGAACCCTGCCATGGTGCTGTTCGGCCACGGCCCCCCACTGCGCGACATGGACGCTCTGCGCGCCTTTGCCCAGCGGTTGGAGCGCGGTCAGCGCGCGGCGTGCGAAGGCGCCTGAACTTCGTCGGCCGGAATCTCCATGCGACCGGTCGCCGGACAGCGCTGCAGCCGCGTCGCCGCGCGGCGGAATCTCTTGCGAAACTCCGCCTCGTCCATCTTCGCGGCTGTCGTCAGCTTCGCGAGCATCACGGGATTGTCGAGGTCTTCGCTTTCAAGTCGAATCATGTACGCCCGCGCCGTGCGATAGCCGTCGGAATCGATATCGACCTGCCGGATGCGCGTGCGATTGGTCTGCGGATCGACCATGTCGCTGAATCGCATCGGCACCAGCTCGTTCGACTGGATCGTGACCATGACGCCAACGGACAGGTCGATCTTCGGGTCGAGCAGGATGCGGATCGCCCCGTTGCCCAGCTCGCGGCAGTAGGCGATGTCCAGCGGTGTCGGCGGGGCGCATCGCAACATATAGCCAATCGTCTGTGGAATGATCGTCAGGCTGTCGCTTCGCTCGCCGAACCGCCGCGTCAGCTCGTCGGTCAGCATGCGCGCCAACGGCACCTCGGCCAGGCGCAGATGCCCCGCCGCGTCCATCGGCACCTTCTTGTTCAGCATGCGCTCCAGTTCCTCGCGGTCGCCCAGTCGATAGGCCAGGCCCTCCGCGACGATCGCCACGCCATCCACGCGCCCCATCGCCCGCCGCTTGATGATCGCGCCCTCCAGCACGTCCGCGATCTGCCCCAGCGTCACCGTCTCGGCGAACTCCTCGGGGATCAGCGTCAACGTCGCGCCCGTCGCCTTGCCCATGCCCAGCGCCAGGAATCCTGCGTGCCGCCCCATTGCCACGACGATGTACCAGCGGCCGGTCGTCTTCGCGTCTTCCATCAGATTCGCGATCAACTCGCTGCCCAGATGCCGCGCGGTATTAAAGCCAAATGTAGGAATATCCCCCGGCAGCGGAAGATCGTTATCAATCGTCTTGGGCACGTGCACGACCCGGATGCGCCCGTGGCTGCGCTCCGAAACAAACCGAGCCGACAGCGCCGTGTCGTCTCCCCCGATCGTCACAACGTGCGTCACCCCCAGCTCGGTGAAATGCCGCAGTACGCGGTCCACTTTCGCGTTGTCCGGCCGGACCGTCATGTCCTCATCAAGGGCCGATTCATCGAGCAGCGTCGTCCGCGCCGTCCGCAAGATCGAGCCGCCATCGAAGTGAATCCGCGCGACGCGCGAAATGGTCAACTCCTCGGTGTGCCGCTCGGCGACGAACCGGTCGCTGGACAGGTGTTTGAAGCCATCGAGAATGCCGACGACCGTCATTCCCTTGTTGATGGCTTCAATGGTCGTCGCGCCGATGACTGCGTTGATCCCCGGCGCCGGACCGCCCCCCACAATGATCGCCAAGCGAGAATGAGCCACCTACACGCTCCTCAATACGCCGAGTAAAACGGTTTACCGATTACGATAAAGGCGATTATAGCATGACCCCTGCGCCCCGTCATCGTCCGGTGAAGACCGTACGACGATCTACGAAGCATAGTTTGTTCCCGAATGGATCGGCGAAATAGAAAGACCGCTCGCCCCAAGGCCGCGTGGCGACCTTCCCGGCCGGGTCGCCGTGGACGTCGCCGGTATCGAACACCGCACCCGCCTTCTGACAGGCGATGTACACATGCTCTAGGTCATCGACTGCGAGGTAGAGATGCTCCGGCAGTGGCGTAGGGCGGCCATCGTCCCCGTCCGCCTTTGGGTCGTAACAGGCGAGGATCGTCCCGTCGCAATCGAAGTAATGGCGGCCGTCCGAAACCCGCATCCCCGGCATGCCCAGTACGGCGGCGTAGAATGCAGCGGCCTGCTCGATGTCCGCAACCGGAACGATCACGCGGTAGAGCTTAGGGTTCATGCTCGGACCTCCGCTGTGGTAGTGTACCGGCATCATGGCCCTGTCGCTCGACGAGAAACGTGAGATTCGCGTCACGTGTGCGCTGCTGATCCCGCCCTATCTGCGCGCCGAAATCGAGACGCTGGGCTATCAACTGATCGACGAGGGCCGCGCGTATGTCGAGCTTTTCGGCACGCTGCGCGACGCCATGCGGCTGAACCTGCACCTCCGCACTGCCCAGCATGTCCTTTGTCTGCTTAACCGGTTCGATTGCGACGGGCCGGACCAGCTCTATCGCGCGGTGAACGCTCTGCCGTGGGAGACCATCGTCGCCGCCGACGGTTATCTCACGGTCAGCAGCAGCGTCAATCACCCAACGATCAACAGTTGGGCGTTCGCGAGCCTGAAAGTAAAGGACGCCATCGTCGACCGCATCGCGGACAAGCTGGGCCGCCGGCCGGACAGCGGGCCGGACCGTCGCGGCGTGGTGGTGCATCTCGAGTGGCACGGCGATCAGGCGGCGGTGTACCTGAACACGTCGGGGAACAAGTTGTCGGACCGGGGGTATCGGCGCATTCCGCACAAAGCGCCGATGGCCGAGACGCTGGCGGCGGCGGTGTTGATGGCGGCGGGGTACGACGGCAGCGGCGTGCTGGTGAATCCGATGTGCGGCAGCGGGACGCTGGCGATCGAGGCGGCGCTGATGGCGACGGGCCGCGCGCCGGGGTTGCTGCGCAGCGATTACGGGCTGTTGCACGTGCTGGGGATGGACACGGAGGCGTGGCAGGCTGCGCGGCGCGAGGCGGCGAAGGGGAACGCGGCGACAAGAGGGAATGCAGCGGTCAAATCGCGCAACAAGACGGGCGGCTCAATGATCATCGCGAGCGACATCGACCCGGCGGCGCTGGCGGCGGCAAAACAGAACGCGAAAACAGCGGGGGTGGATCATCTCATCGAGTTTGCGCAGTGCGACTTTGCCGAGACGCGCGTGCCGGAACTGGGAGAGGGCTCCGGCATCGTGCTGTTGAACCCCGAATACGGCGAGCGGATGGGGGATGAGAAGGCGCTGGAGGCGACGTACGCGCGGATCGGCGATTTCTTCAAGCAGCGTTGCGCCGGCTACACGGGCCTTATCTTCACCGGCAACCGCAATCTGGCGAAACACGTCGGCCTGCGCGCCAGCCGGCGGATCGAATTCTGGAACGCGCGGATCGACTGCCGGTTGATGCGCTATGAGATGTACCGCGGGACGCGCGAGGCGTATGGGGCGAGCGGCCAATTGAAACTTGGCGATTCAAAATCTCGCCCATCCGAGCCGCGACCGTGAGGGAGCGCCGCGCGTAGCAGAATCAATCGCAATCACTTGTGCGGCGCACCGTCACTTTCTGCGGCGTTAACTTGCGCGTTGGTAATGATCGCTCGAACTAAGCCGTCAAACTCCCTGCCACACTCCGGGCACCGGCCCGTTTCAACCGTCAGGCCGCGGAGCAGGTAGCCGCACTTGATGCACACAGGCACGCCCTGCTTCAGCAATTCGCTTCGCAACATCGACTGCATGCCCTGTCGATGAAACCGGCGAATCAGCAGCACGGCGGCAAGAAGCATCACAACGAACGAGAGGGCCTTCTCCATCAGCGACGGCCATTGCACGAAGTGCATGGCGTACCGGCCGAAGAAGTAAACAGACATGCTGACCAGCCAGATCAGGCCGACGCCGACCCAGTAACTCCATTGATTCGGGCGGCCCGCGTCTTTTGCGATCTGTCTTAGAGCGGCGATTCGCTTCTCATCCGATTCAAAGTAATCCATCTCCGGGAGGCCTGCGAGGGTGAGATTCAGCGGGTTGAACCGGATGCGAGGCCGCGCGGACAACGAGGCGTCTGGCTCGTGTCTGGAATTCGGCGACGCTTTGTCGCTTTCATCGGTGCTCGATGGTGGCTTGAGCGTCATGAAACGAGACTCGTCTTCCGAACATGGCCGCCAGTTGCGGCGGCCGTACTATTCATCGGCGTCTCACGGATCGCATCGTGCCACTGCTTGAAGCAGCGGCACACTCGGCACACTTCGCGCACACGGCACACTCGGCGCAGGCTCATGCTGTTGCGGTTTCAGCGCTGCACACAACAGTTAACGCTCCAACCCCAGTTCTGTCACGCGCTCGCGCGAGCGGCCCATCGCGGGTACAATCCCACACTACGAAGGAGACCCCATGGCGAAGCGTCGCGGTTCGAACGGGCGGCAGGCAACGAAGGACAAGGGCGTCATCGTGTCGTTTCGGGTGGACCGGCACCTGGCCGACGTGCTGAACCAGGTGCCCGACAAGTCGGCGTTCATTCGAGACATCATTCTGCGCAGTTTCTACGAGACCTGCCCGGTCTGCCGCGGGCGCGGCGTCTTGCCGGCGGAGCTTTCGCGCTGGGCCGCCGGGCGACTCAAGGCCGACGCGTCCGTCGAGTGCTCGTGCTGCCTCTACGGCTACCCGAAGCAGACGCTACCGGCGAAGCACCGCAAGACGGCCGAGCCGTTCGTCTGCCCGCATTGCGAGTCGCACGACCACCGTCATTGAGCGATTGCGTGGTGATCGATGTCGCGGGGCGCTGATTGAATCGCGGCGAGCAAACTCGCTGGAGAAATACAAATTACGATACAGGTTACGATGAACCAATTCGATTCTCATCCCACCATTCGCCCCGCCGCCGACTCGCGCGACTTCTCCGAAATCGGCCTGCTCATGCGTGAGTATCTCACCGAATTGGGCGTCGACTTATGCTTTCAGGATTTCGAGGGCGAGGTGGCCGACCTGCCCCGCACCTACGCCGCGCCGGATGGGGCGCTGCTCATCGCCCGCGCCGAGATCGACCCGTCCTCTCGTCACCAGCCAACGGATCGCGCCGCCGCCGCAGGCTGCGTCGCCCTGCGCCGGGTCGGTGACACGCTCTGCGAGATGAAGCGGCTCTACGTCCGCCCGGCTCATCGCGGCAGCGGCCTGGGCCGGCGACTCGTTGAGGCTGCGCTCGATCGCGCCCGCGAGATGGGCTTCTCGCGCGTGTGCCTCAATACCGTCGTGCCGAAGATGCCAACCGCGGTCGCCCTGTACCGGTCGATGGGCTTTGTCGAAATCGAGCCGTTTGACTGTCACCCGGTCGACGGCACGCTGGCGATGGGCCGGCCTCTGTAGCACCGCGGTCGATGCCGCGCGGTTGTCGCGGCCGTCTGCATGTATTAGACTGTGGTATAGGCGGGGCCGATTCGAATCAATGGGACCATCGCCATGTTTCAACCCGTCTTGATCTGGCTGATCTTGCCGTTTTGCATTGCGCAGGATGATTCGGCATCGGGCTGGTCGCGTGACATGCCCGAGGCGCTTCGCAAAGCCCTCGACTATCGCAGCAAACCGCGAACGGGGTATGCGAAGTTCAAAGTGAAAAGCCGTGTCGGATATGCGCCAATCGTTGAGGCGCGTTACGAGCAGCGCTTTGCCGGCAACAATGTCGTCAGCAGGTACGCCTACGGCGAGGGCCGGGACGACCGCGAGTTGTTCTTGGCGGAGGATGGACTAACCGTCAACTGCATCAACAACCCTCCGAGCGTGTACGGCTCGAAAGCCTCCTCGCCTTTGACGCCTGACATTCGCACGCTGGGCCTGATTCCGGGCCTTTTTTCATCCATGAATCTTACGGACTGCATCAACATGCTCACAGTGCAAGGCAAACGCGAGTATCGATGGCGCATGGCCGGCGATGGAAAGATCCATGTCGAAGGTCGCAACAACAAGGAGAGCGGTGCGACGGATGAGATCAATTGGATCATCGATCCCTCGCGAGATTTCTCGATCGTCCACATCGCACGCACGTTGAACTCGCCCCCGTACGGCGAGAAGACGTACTACGAGTCGAAAATCGAAATCGGGCAATTCGATGGGTTCTGGTGGCCCCGGCGAGTAACTGCTCAACGCGATTCCACCAAACTGGCCGTGGACGTCGACGTGCTGGAACTCGAATTCAATCGCGCGGCCCATCCGCAGAAAATCGGCGTTGATCAGCTCGAATTGCCCATCGGGATGCTAGTCAACATCACGATGTCAAAGTGCGAAGATTGGGGCTGGCACGAACTGCAAACGTTTGAGTACACGGGCGACAACAACCTTGTGCCAAAAGGTGAACCTCATCGAATCAAAGTAAGCAACTATAACATTCCACGGTTGATCGATTCCGGCCAATTCACACGGACCGCGGACGGCAATCTGCACATCGAAGTGACTCCCACCATGGTCAACAGCGACGGAAAGATGGGGCCCTATCCACCCGAGTCGCGCAGCACGATCGCCGGCAATCCGGATGAGTGGGAGATTTACGTTCGCCGATGGATCGCACGGTACAGCGGCGAGGGACCGACGCCGGTCAAGGTGCCGCTCGACGAGAAGCAAAAGGCCGCGGCGATGGCGATACTCGAAGACTGCCGCAAGCAGGCCCGGCCGCTGGTCGAGCGCCGCAAGGCCGAGCGAATCGAAGCGGAAAAGACGTTCAATGCGCGGAACGCGGCAGTGCTCGCCGCGTCCCGGGGCGACGCGAAACCTCCCTCGGCGCTGGTTCAGGACTTCCAGGCCGCGCAGAAGCGAGTCAGCGCGCTCCAACAGCCTGACCCGCAGGTTGAAGCGATTTTTGAGTCACTCAAGATGCGCCTCAACGGGCTTCCCACGGCAAAGCAGCGCATGCCGGGAAGGTAACTCCACCCGTCGCGCGCAAGAAAACGGGCGCACCGCGCTGTCGCACGATGCGCCCGCTGATGGGTTGCCAATCATCACTGACGACTCCGACCCGCACGATCATTCAGGTCGGCGTCATCACTCATCGGCTGCCGGTCAGAAAAAGTCAATCAGCGAGATCAGCAGATCGACGTACTCCGCCAGAGCCGTCTTCTGCGCCGAAGGCACCATCCAATCCTGCGGTGCGTTGACGCCGTCGATGCGATCCAGCAGGTTCTCCAACTGGTTCTGGGCCGCGTTGTAGTTCCCGTGGCTGATCAGCGCCGAAGCCAGCGCCGCGTGCAACGCAAGCGTGGCCCGCCGTGCCTTCTTGGCGATGGCGTTGTTCCCGGTAAACAGGTTGTGATCCATTTGCAGGATGTCGATCGCCAGTTGGCACGTCAGGCTTTGGAGGTATCCCTGCGTGACGCCGGGCTCCAACGGCAACGGGTCAACGTTGTCAGCGACGCCGTCGCCATCGGTATCGGCGCTGCACGGAGACGTGTGGAGCGTCAACAGCTCGTAGCCGTCGGGCAGGCTGTCACCATCCGAATCAGCCTGCGTCGGGTTCGGGCAGCCCGACCCCATGGCGGTGTCAACTTCAACGCCATCGCTCAAGCCGTCGCCGTCGGTGTCCGCGACAAGCGGATTCGTGCCGAAGACGGTCTCGTTCGCGTTCGACAAGCCGTCGCCGTCGATGTCGCCGTCGCAGGCATCGCCGATGCCGTCGCCGTCGAGGTCGGCCTGATCGGCGTTGGCGGTACTCGGACAGTTGTCCACATCGCCGCACAGTCCGTCGCCGTCCAGATCGTTGGCCGGATCATTCGGGCAGGCGTCGCAGGCATCGCCCTGCGCGTCGCCATCGGCGTTTTCCTGGCCGGTGTTCGCCACGTTCGGGCAGTTGTCCTCGTCGCCGCAGACGCCGTCGCCGTCCGCATCGTTGTTGGCGTCGAGCGGGCAGAGGTCACAGGCGTCGCCGAGCAGATCGCCGTCGGAGTCCTCCTGACCGGGGTTGGCAAAGCCGGGGCAGTTGTCGAGGTCTTCGCAGACGCCGTCACCGTCGCCGTCGTTGCTGGCGTCGTTGGAACAGACGTCGCAGATGTCGCCGATGCCGTCGCTGTCGGCGTCGTCCTGGCCGGCGTTGGGCAGCGTCGGGCAGTTGTCCACGTTCCCGCAGACGCCGTCGCCGTCGGAATCGTTGGCCGCGTCGAACGGGCACGCGTCGCACGCGTCGCCCAGACCGTCGCCGTCGGCATCCTCCTGACCAGGGTTGGCGTCGTCGGGGCAGTTGTCATCCTCGTCGGCGATGCCGTCGTCGTCGGCATCGGTCTCGGCAGGAGCAAACCGCAGGTTGTCAATCGCACCGGAAGGCGCCGAAACGGTCACGCGATGAATGGGCGTGGTCGATTCGATGCCGACAAAGCCGTGTTCGAGAAAGCCGCAGCCCGAGCCGTCAATGAACGGTCCTGTGAAGACCGCCGTCTCGATCACGTTGTTGTCCTCGTCGAAGGCCGTGAAGGTCGCGTTCTGGAAAAAGATCGCGACAAAGACAAACCCGAAGGCCTGCACCGGCGGGTCGAATTCCATCGACGTGGTGTTCGAAGCGGAGAGGCCGTACGGCGTCGAGCCGCCGGCGATGTCCTGAAGCAGCCGGAAGCACGCGTCGCTGTCGCGCACCACGCGGACATTCGGCTGAATCGTGACGCCCTGCGCCGCGTACTCGCCTGCGGGCATCGTGATGTTGGACATCACGGGCAGCGTCGCGCCGGAGCCGTCCTGCTCGAACGTGATGTGCGTGTGAGCGACCGAGTTGAAGTAACTGGCATCGGTGATGGGTGCGGCCCATGACCGATGGCCGGCTCCCAGCAACAGCGATCCCGCCGCGAGCGCGGCAAAAAAGAAACGTGTGCGCGTCAACATGTCTCGTCCTCCCAGAAGTGATGGTGCATCGCCGATGCGCGGTCCACGTGAGCCGCTCGGCGTGGGCAAGAGACGCCCCGATGGAGCGCATTATCCGAATTCGTCATCGGCGTTTCAAGAAATTTCGCAGGAGAAGATGTCACAATGTTGCACTGCGCAGGTTCTGCGCGGTCGCCGGGTCCCGCGCGCGGGCCGGCCGACGGCATGCAATCTCGACTTCAATCAGGTGGTGGGGC includes these proteins:
- the trpS gene encoding Tryptophan--tRNA ligase, which translates into the protein MRILSGVQPSGKLHLGNYFGAMKQHIEMQHAHECYIFIANYHALTTIQDPARLTGLTRDVAIDYLALGLDPAKACLFRQSDVPEVCELAWILSTVTGKGLLERAVSYKDKTARGLSASMGLFSYPLLQAADILIYRSDAVPVGKDQVQHIEMTADMAGYFHNTYKCEVFTLPQAKLNDAAIVPGLDGEKMSKSYGNTIDLFEDARSAKKKIMAIKTDSTPVESPKNPDTCTVFALLKLFLDATELADWRRRYEQGGMGYGDAKKRLAEAFEAKFGPAREKRAALEKDTAYIEDVLAAAGKKARTVAQAVMEDVRRACGIVVSR
- a CDS encoding Peptidase family M50; protein product: MDSALLAAVEFTPLMIAALIGWIISVCFHEFSHALVAYWGGDTSTAERGYLTFNPAKYIDPLFSLAIPAAVFMLGGFPLPGGAVLIDYSRLRSDKWGSYVSAAGPASNFVLFLLTAFIFHPALGIVDVTTYDQPNWVYFCGAMAVLNFIAVVFNLIPLPPFDGFGIIEHKLSNESRWRMRMPQTSLACIALAFFGFGLEPVQRFVWGGFDQLCSMLGLPTDLLAVCFQVVLFNEAPPTA
- a CDS encoding Phosphorylated carbohydrates phosphatase — its product is MQPMLRAIIFDFDGVIADTEPLHFAAFERVLRDTPLAITQEEYFARYVGLSDRVFLERLAADRRAAVTNELPRYFDEKYHVYLELIGRGTSLIAGLREFLADLPPTLPVAICSGARRPEIDLILSQHDLAARFPIIITSEDVHSSKPEPHGYLMTLHKLRARHLYGSEKSRDIDPVDAMPADSCLAIEDSPQGILAARAAGMRTLAMLPSHIASDVSAADLRRENFRGLTWDDLCYRFVS
- the yflN gene encoding putative metallo-hydrolase YflN; amino-acid sequence: MIRNVARNIWQISGFPAGAINSYLIGDGDRHILIDAGSKLDRRIILRHLRGASVSLLALTHVHPDHQGAAAAACDAFKCPLACHDADRPAMEGRSPMLPDNRPIRWSSRFFAGPARQVDQALREGDDVVGLRVIEAPGHTPGHVIFFREADRVAIAGDLATNMNFLTMRPGLHQPPAFFSVDPAQNRTSFKKLVELNPAMVLFGHGPPLRDMDALRAFAQRLERGQRAACEGA
- a CDS encoding Doubled CXXCH motif (Paired_CXXCH_1) translates to MPVESASGSFNVADCPRPDTSIRLTLAMTISNRLAAWCRPRRSAGVLACAVIAIALVSACLDSPRPGKSESPAISGNQLTSQPTTSTSVQGTRHVSRMVGGPHDFSDGRGDARSLCLTCHTPEGMTDGAARPPAERLPRSRAVLAQDSDRELDRHSLVCLGCHDGVIATDVFTTAHAASLASLGPSGDRSPALAGHPIGGRYPSDHPRYRAASIATRDGRIRLPGGRVQCVSCHDPHDAGSHPAMLVKSNERSALCLSCHRL
- the pfkA gene encoding 6-phosphofructokinase; translation: MAHSRLAIIVGGGPAPGINAVIGATTIEAINKGMTVVGILDGFKHLSSDRFVAERHTEELTISRVARIHFDGGSILRTARTTLLDESALDEDMTVRPDNAKVDRVLRHFTELGVTHVVTIGGDDTALSARFVSERSHGRIRVVHVPKTIDNDLPLPGDIPTFGFNTARHLGSELIANLMEDAKTTGRWYIVVAMGRHAGFLALGMGKATGATLTLIPEEFAETVTLGQIADVLEGAIIKRRAMGRVDGVAIVAEGLAYRLGDREELERMLNKKVPMDAAGHLRLAEVPLARMLTDELTRRFGERSDSLTIIPQTIGYMLRCAPPTPLDIAYCRELGNGAIRILLDPKIDLSVGVMVTIQSNELVPMRFSDMVDPQTNRTRIRQVDIDSDGYRTARAYMIRLESEDLDNPVMLAKLTTAAKMDEAEFRKRFRRAATRLQRCPATGRMEIPADEVQAPSHAAR